A genome region from Fervidobacterium changbaicum includes the following:
- a CDS encoding alpha/beta fold hydrolase → MGNTFITSDGVGIKYEYYITKAFEHTNKIPLVFLNGIFMHYESWKLFTKDISEKMPLLFHNFRCQWDSDCEETKECSFERHVQDLKELLDHLGIKKAKFVGTSYGGEVAMLFGVFYPQYIESMMIITSTARTDKVMESKAMRWKDGAKTRNPESFVHSWLTDVYSEKYINSFDNLVQIISSRLNGFNYRGAERLIDAFLNLNSYDLLNRIKDVEFPLVVVSAEFDRIKPKSFSQEIHNSLKKGVHITIPDSGHAVVVEKPKEIGWLIRNFAFDFWK, encoded by the coding sequence ATGGGAAATACTTTCATAACAAGCGATGGCGTTGGAATAAAGTACGAGTATTACATCACCAAAGCTTTTGAACATACCAACAAAATTCCATTAGTGTTCCTCAACGGAATCTTTATGCACTACGAATCTTGGAAACTTTTTACGAAAGACATTTCAGAAAAGATGCCTTTGCTTTTCCACAATTTCCGATGTCAGTGGGATTCTGATTGCGAAGAGACTAAAGAATGCTCGTTTGAAAGACACGTGCAGGATTTGAAAGAATTACTCGACCATCTCGGGATAAAGAAAGCAAAGTTTGTAGGGACCTCTTATGGTGGAGAGGTTGCAATGCTTTTTGGGGTTTTTTATCCACAATACATTGAATCGATGATGATTATAACCTCAACCGCTCGTACGGACAAAGTTATGGAAAGCAAAGCTATGAGATGGAAAGATGGCGCAAAAACAAGAAATCCGGAGAGTTTTGTTCACAGCTGGCTTACCGATGTGTACAGCGAAAAGTATATAAATTCCTTCGATAACTTAGTGCAAATCATTTCTTCAAGACTTAATGGCTTTAACTATCGTGGTGCGGAAAGATTAATTGATGCTTTTCTGAACCTGAATAGCTATGACCTTCTCAACAGGATAAAGGATGTAGAATTTCCGTTAGTCGTTGTTTCTGCGGAATTTGACAGAATAAAACCAAAGAGTTTTAGCCAAGAAATACACAATAGTTTGAAAAAGGGAGTGCATATAACCATTCCAGACTCAGGTCATGCGGTCGTTGTCGAAAAGCCAAAGGAAATTGGATGGCTGATTAGGAACTTTGCCTTTGATTTCTGGAAATAG
- a CDS encoding DUF3798 domain-containing protein gives MKKLMVLLVAVLFITSLYAALGFKIGVVTGTVSQGEDEYRGAENVVKKYGKEIIHVTYPDKFMQEQETTIARIVELAYDPQVKAIVICQGVPGTTAAIRRVKEMRKDIVFVVGVPHEDPGVISPAADVILEVDTPGRGKTIVELAKKMGVETIIHYSFPRHMSYKLLAERRDIMEKTAKQMGINFVFVSAPDPLGEQGLTGAQQFILEDVPRQLAKYGPKTGFFSTNCGMQEPLQKAILKHGGYYLEPCCPSPTHGFPGSLGISIPEDKKGDMTYILRVVNQKIIEMGGAGRFATWPVPMNMLFVEAGVEIAKALVQKKVSPTNLNGIKLIVTEEAKKKYPKAELQVRTLDPYKNYYMFIHKSVIFGVDKF, from the coding sequence ATGAAGAAACTGATGGTATTGCTTGTAGCGGTTTTGTTTATTACATCACTCTACGCTGCTCTCGGTTTTAAGATAGGCGTTGTCACGGGAACTGTTTCACAAGGCGAAGATGAGTACAGGGGTGCTGAAAACGTTGTTAAGAAGTACGGTAAAGAAATCATCCATGTGACATATCCAGACAAATTCATGCAAGAACAAGAAACAACGATAGCAAGGATCGTCGAACTGGCATACGACCCACAAGTTAAGGCAATTGTTATATGCCAAGGTGTACCCGGAACAACGGCAGCAATCAGAAGGGTCAAAGAAATGAGGAAAGATATCGTTTTCGTCGTTGGCGTGCCACACGAAGACCCAGGGGTTATTTCACCTGCGGCAGATGTTATTCTCGAAGTAGATACTCCAGGCCGTGGAAAAACAATAGTTGAACTCGCAAAGAAGATGGGTGTCGAAACGATAATTCACTACTCATTCCCAAGGCACATGAGTTACAAGCTTCTTGCGGAGAGAAGAGATATCATGGAAAAAACAGCTAAGCAAATGGGAATTAACTTCGTGTTTGTTTCCGCTCCAGACCCACTTGGTGAACAAGGTTTGACTGGTGCTCAGCAGTTCATACTTGAAGATGTCCCAAGACAACTTGCGAAGTATGGTCCAAAGACAGGATTCTTCTCAACGAACTGTGGAATGCAAGAACCTCTCCAAAAAGCGATTCTCAAACACGGTGGATACTATCTTGAACCATGCTGCCCATCGCCAACACACGGATTCCCTGGTTCACTTGGCATTTCCATTCCAGAAGATAAAAAAGGAGATATGACCTACATACTTAGAGTTGTAAACCAGAAGATCATAGAAATGGGTGGCGCAGGAAGGTTTGCAACATGGCCAGTACCTATGAACATGCTCTTTGTTGAAGCAGGTGTCGAAATTGCTAAGGCACTTGTGCAAAAGAAAGTCAGCCCAACTAATTTGAATGGTATCAAACTCATCGTGACAGAAGAAGCAAAGAAGAAATATCCAAAGGCAGAACTTCAAGTTAGAACACTCGATCCATACAAGAATTACTACATGTTCATCCACAAATCGGTTATATTCGGAGTTGACAAATTCTGA
- a CDS encoding sugar ABC transporter ATP-binding protein, with protein sequence MKMVLEMRSISKFYYGNQVLKNVSISVGEGEILGLVGENGAGKSTLMNILFGMPVIHSTGGFEGEIIFDGQKVDIDSPSKAMSLGIGMVHQEFMLLPGFTVTENIKLNREITRPNILSKLLRKNGKRLETLDIPAMRKDARQALDTIKMYSIDEMEYVASLPVAHKQFVEIAREIDKKTLKLLVLDEPTAVLTESEAENLLNIIRLLSEKGISIIFISHRLHEILEVAHRIVILRDGQVVAEGNKEEFTVYEIAEKMVGRKIENVELPPRKKEMDENNIIMSIRHLKVHMPGEEVKDFSIDIKEGEILGIGGLAGQGKLGIANGIFGLYPAEGDVTFMGRAYQLNSPMYALKSGIVYVSEDRRGVGLLLDESVEMNIVATAITAFGMFTKKFLGLTIYDRKAIREHAEKLIRELDIRCKGPTQPVRRLSGGNQQKVCLARAFTLNPKLLFVSEPTRGIDVGAKKLVLDYLVKLNREHGITIVLTSSELAELKSICDRIAIVAEGKLAAVLPPTAPDVEFGLAMAGELKEVKANG encoded by the coding sequence ATGAAAATGGTTTTAGAAATGAGAAGTATCTCTAAGTTTTACTACGGTAACCAGGTTTTAAAGAACGTTTCTATCTCAGTCGGTGAGGGCGAAATATTGGGATTAGTTGGTGAGAACGGTGCTGGTAAATCAACACTCATGAATATCCTTTTCGGGATGCCTGTGATACATTCCACAGGAGGCTTTGAAGGAGAGATTATTTTCGATGGACAAAAAGTTGATATAGACTCTCCTTCTAAAGCGATGTCGCTTGGAATAGGGATGGTACATCAGGAATTTATGTTACTTCCCGGATTCACAGTGACGGAGAACATAAAGCTCAACAGAGAGATTACCAGACCAAACATACTCAGTAAATTACTACGAAAAAATGGAAAAAGACTCGAAACTTTAGATATACCTGCTATGCGTAAAGATGCAAGGCAGGCACTTGATACTATTAAAATGTACTCAATTGACGAAATGGAATATGTGGCATCCCTTCCGGTTGCACACAAGCAATTTGTTGAGATAGCTCGTGAAATCGACAAAAAGACGTTGAAGCTTCTTGTTCTTGACGAACCTACTGCCGTTTTGACGGAATCAGAGGCGGAGAACCTACTGAATATTATCAGATTGCTTTCTGAAAAGGGCATTTCTATCATATTTATTTCACACCGTCTCCATGAAATTTTAGAGGTTGCTCATAGGATAGTTATCCTACGAGATGGACAGGTTGTTGCTGAAGGGAACAAAGAAGAGTTCACCGTCTACGAAATTGCGGAAAAAATGGTTGGTAGAAAAATAGAGAATGTGGAGCTCCCACCGAGGAAAAAGGAAATGGATGAGAACAATATTATAATGTCGATAAGGCACTTGAAAGTTCATATGCCCGGAGAGGAAGTGAAAGACTTTTCAATTGATATCAAAGAAGGAGAAATTCTTGGTATTGGAGGACTTGCAGGGCAAGGAAAACTTGGCATTGCAAACGGTATCTTTGGACTTTACCCTGCCGAAGGTGATGTAACCTTCATGGGACGAGCGTACCAATTGAACTCTCCAATGTACGCTTTGAAAAGTGGTATAGTTTATGTCTCTGAGGACCGAAGAGGGGTTGGATTGCTTCTTGATGAATCTGTCGAGATGAACATAGTCGCCACCGCTATCACCGCATTTGGAATGTTCACAAAGAAGTTCCTGGGTTTAACCATATACGACAGAAAAGCTATCAGAGAGCATGCCGAGAAGTTAATAAGGGAATTGGATATACGATGCAAAGGACCCACGCAACCAGTAAGAAGGCTCAGTGGTGGTAATCAGCAAAAGGTATGTCTTGCACGTGCGTTTACACTCAATCCGAAACTTCTGTTTGTCTCAGAACCGACACGTGGAATAGATGTTGGTGCGAAGAAGCTTGTTCTTGATTATTTGGTGAAACTCAACAGAGAGCACGGTATTACCATTGTACTTACCTCAAGTGAGTTGGCAGAGCTGAAATCCATATGTGACAGAATAGCTATCGTTGCTGAAGGTAAGCTCGCTGCAGTGCTACCACCAACAGCGCCAGATGTTGAATTCGGCTTGGCTATGGCTGGCGAGCTAAAGGAGGTAAAGGCAAATGGGTGA
- a CDS encoding thermonuclease family protein — protein MTAERKTRKTKRVKTVSLGSLFTAILVMIVLFFQYQGEYKPCYVVEVIDGDTIKVDLGGEKYKVRLIGVNTPETNHPVKRVEPYGPEAKAFTKKILTGRKVYLEFDVQEKDRYGRLLAYVWLEKPSQITDDEIRTKMFNAILLLEGYAQVMTIQPNVKYVDYFLRYQREALEAGKGLWGLSVYRKSK, from the coding sequence ATGACCGCTGAGCGAAAAACTCGCAAAACAAAAAGGGTCAAAACCGTATCGCTTGGCAGCTTATTCACTGCAATTTTAGTTATGATAGTGCTATTTTTTCAGTACCAAGGTGAGTACAAACCGTGCTACGTGGTTGAAGTTATCGATGGGGACACGATAAAGGTTGATCTAGGTGGAGAAAAATACAAAGTCAGACTTATCGGTGTGAACACTCCAGAGACAAACCACCCGGTGAAAAGAGTTGAACCGTATGGTCCGGAAGCGAAGGCCTTTACTAAGAAAATACTGACAGGAAGAAAAGTATACTTGGAGTTCGATGTTCAAGAAAAAGATAGGTATGGAAGATTGCTCGCATACGTCTGGCTTGAAAAACCAAGTCAAATAACAGACGATGAGATTAGAACAAAGATGTTCAATGCGATACTTCTTCTCGAAGGTTATGCTCAGGTTATGACGATTCAGCCAAACGTGAAATACGTTGACTACTTTTTGCGGTACCAACGCGAAGCATTGGAAGCAGGTAAAGGTTTGTGGGGACTTTCGGTGTACCGGAAAAGCAAATAA
- a CDS encoding ABC transporter permease subunit — MEKNVVSRIKSILLGNIVPIAFFLLTLGAVIAAKIPPLFLLSEVVRRLSRNTFLVLALIIPVIAGLGLNFAIVLGAMAAQAALFFVVDWNVTGLKGILLAMVIASLISVFLGWLVGLTLNRAKGREMITSMILGFFANGVYQLIFLFFIGSLIPFSKAEMLLPQGVGLRNTVDLYGTVAGALNNIYVVNIKFISIFVVPLLFVVGLCLFITFLLKTKLGQDFKAVGQDMHIARTAGIDVDKTRIIAVIYSTVLAAIGQVIYLQDIGTVNTYNSHEQIGLFSIAALLVGGASVRKASIWNAIIGVLLFHTLFVVAPSAGNRLFGQPQIGEFFREFIAYAVIAFALAMHGWKARKAKH; from the coding sequence ATGGAAAAGAACGTAGTAAGCAGAATAAAATCAATCCTTTTGGGTAATATAGTACCGATAGCTTTCTTCCTACTAACTTTGGGAGCGGTTATCGCAGCAAAGATTCCACCTTTGTTCTTATTATCCGAAGTTGTCCGAAGGTTAAGCCGAAATACATTTCTTGTCCTCGCTCTTATCATCCCAGTCATTGCAGGACTTGGTTTGAATTTTGCTATAGTTCTTGGGGCTATGGCTGCTCAGGCTGCGCTTTTCTTTGTTGTGGATTGGAACGTCACAGGTCTAAAAGGTATTCTACTTGCGATGGTTATAGCAAGTTTGATATCTGTCTTCCTCGGTTGGCTCGTTGGATTAACACTCAACAGAGCTAAGGGGCGCGAAATGATAACATCCATGATACTTGGCTTTTTTGCCAACGGTGTCTATCAGTTAATATTCCTGTTCTTTATTGGTTCGCTCATACCTTTTTCGAAAGCAGAAATGCTTTTACCACAAGGTGTTGGTTTGAGGAATACCGTTGATCTGTACGGAACAGTTGCCGGTGCGTTGAATAATATATACGTTGTGAACATAAAGTTCATAAGCATATTTGTAGTACCTTTGCTATTTGTAGTTGGGCTATGTTTATTCATCACATTCCTCCTGAAAACAAAGCTTGGTCAAGACTTTAAAGCGGTTGGTCAAGATATGCACATCGCCAGAACAGCTGGTATCGATGTGGACAAGACAAGGATCATAGCGGTTATATATTCAACTGTTTTGGCAGCAATAGGGCAGGTCATATATCTCCAAGATATAGGAACGGTGAACACGTACAACAGCCATGAACAAATAGGCCTGTTCTCAATAGCAGCCTTGCTAGTTGGTGGCGCCTCTGTTCGGAAGGCTTCTATATGGAACGCAATAATTGGTGTTTTGCTCTTCCATACGCTTTTCGTGGTGGCACCAAGTGCAGGTAACAGATTGTTTGGACAACCACAGATAGGTGAATTTTTCCGAGAATTCATAGCTTATGCGGTCATTGCATTTGCACTCGCAATGCATGGTTGGAAAGCAAGAAAGGCAAAGCATTGA
- a CDS encoding ABC transporter permease subunit, producing the protein MGEAMGIKNFLTQIFKKVDIPILVIILFLLSLFVLAAFTSVSITGLINDSLVRIGMNGVLVLAMLPTIRAGIGPNFGLPVGIIGGLLGMLIVMENHITGPIGFFVAVAISIAFNLVLGWIYAWLLDKVRGQEMMVETYVGYSIVAFMSIMWLVLPFKNPEMVWAIGGVGLRYTLTLQGYFDKVLNNFLRFKIIGDLYFPTGLILFFAFMCFIIYLFFKTKAGLSIDLVGQNEMYAVSSGVKPRAARRNAVILSTVLAGIGIVVYAQSYGFVQLYQAPLFMTFPAVASILIGGASIRRATITNVVMGTIIFQTLLTVALPVLSQVTRGDITEVMRLIVSNGMILYALTRAPKEAN; encoded by the coding sequence ATGGGTGAGGCTATGGGTATTAAGAACTTTCTGACACAGATTTTCAAGAAGGTTGATATTCCTATACTGGTCATAATTCTTTTCTTACTATCCTTGTTTGTTTTGGCTGCGTTTACTTCGGTTTCTATAACTGGTTTGATAAATGATTCCTTGGTAAGAATTGGTATGAACGGTGTTTTGGTCCTCGCTATGCTTCCGACAATTAGGGCCGGCATAGGTCCAAATTTTGGTTTACCTGTCGGTATCATTGGCGGCTTATTGGGGATGCTTATCGTTATGGAGAATCACATAACAGGCCCGATAGGCTTTTTTGTAGCAGTTGCCATCTCGATAGCTTTCAATTTGGTTCTTGGATGGATATATGCTTGGTTGCTTGATAAGGTGCGCGGACAAGAGATGATGGTTGAAACGTACGTTGGTTATTCAATCGTCGCATTTATGTCCATCATGTGGTTGGTGCTCCCGTTTAAAAATCCTGAGATGGTATGGGCCATCGGTGGTGTTGGACTGAGGTATACGTTAACGTTACAAGGGTATTTTGATAAGGTTCTGAATAACTTTCTAAGGTTCAAAATTATCGGAGACCTCTACTTCCCAACAGGTTTGATTCTGTTCTTTGCTTTTATGTGTTTCATCATATATCTATTCTTCAAAACAAAAGCTGGCTTATCTATCGATTTAGTTGGACAGAATGAAATGTACGCAGTCAGTTCTGGTGTTAAACCAAGAGCTGCACGAAGGAATGCAGTGATTTTATCAACAGTTTTAGCAGGCATAGGAATTGTTGTTTATGCCCAAAGTTACGGTTTTGTTCAACTTTATCAAGCACCGCTCTTCATGACATTTCCTGCCGTTGCTTCTATTTTGATAGGTGGAGCGTCGATAAGGAGAGCTACGATAACAAACGTAGTAATGGGAACGATAATTTTCCAAACTCTTCTGACAGTCGCGTTGCCAGTGCTGAGCCAAGTAACACGCGGTGATATCACCGAAGTTATGAGGCTTATCGTAAGTAATGGTATGATACTTTACGCACTGACACGCGCTCCAAAGGAGGCAAATTGA